The sequence CCGGGGCGGGCTCGGCCGGCGTGTTGACCTGGGCCGGCGCGGACGGAAACGCCGCAGCCAGCTCCTCGGTGCTGTAGTGCTGGGTCTTGGGGGCCTCAGTGGCGTCCTGGGGCTTCTTGCGACGGAAAAAACTGAGCATTGGGGGCGGGACCTCGGTCAGGCGGACATGCTACCACCGGCGCCGTGGCCGGCCTGGAAGGTCCATTCAAGTTGGGACGCGCCCGGCCGATGCAATGGCATGAACGCGATTTCTTCGATTTCCCTGTCGGGAATGCGGGTGGCAATGCAGGGCATGCACGCAGCGGCGCACAACATCGCCACGCTGCCGGTCGAGCCGGTGCGGCGCCAGCAGGTGCAGGCCAGTGAAGCGGCTGGCGGCGGCGTGACCGCAGCTTTCAGCACGCTCGACGAACCCGGCCAGGATGCCTGGGTGCGCGACCTGCTGACGGCGAAGCTGGCGGTCACCACCTTCACTGCCAACGCCCGGCTGGTCACCACCTGCGACGACATGCTCGGCAGCCTGTTCGACGCCAGGGCCTGAGCGCCGGCATCGAGTGCGCCGCGACCGTGGCTGGCCACGGTCGCGGGTCGGTGCTTACGCGCCGGACAGTTCCAGCAGCAGCTTGTTGAGCCGGCGCACGTAGGCGGCCGGATCCTTCAGCCCGTCGCCAGCCGCCAGCGCAGCCTGGTCGAACAGCACCCGCGCCAGGTCGCCGAAGCGGGCTTCGTCCTGCTCGTTGTCGAGCTTGCTGATCAGCGGGTGGCCCGGATTGAACTCGAACACCGGCTTGCTCTCCGGCACCTTCTGGCCGCTGGCTTCCAGGATCTGGCGCATCTGCAGGCCCAGGTCCTGCTCGCCGATGGCCAGGATCGCCGGCGAATCGGTCAGGCGATGCGACACGCGCACCTCGGCCACGTCGTCGCCGAGTGCGGTCTTGATCCGCGACACCAGCGCTTCCTTGGCCTTGGCTGCTTCCTCGGCGGCCTTCTTGTCTTCCTCCGATTCCAGCTTGCCCAGGTCCAGGTCGCCGCGCGCGACGTCGACGAACGACTTGCCATCGAACTCGGTGAGGTAGCCCATCAGCCACTCGTCGATGCGGTCGGTCATCAGCAGCACTTCGATGCCCTTCTTGCGGAACACCTCCAGGTGCGGGCTGTCCTTGACCTGGGTATGGCTCTCGCCAGTCAGGTAGTAGATCTTGTCCTGGCCCTCGACCATGCGCGAGACGTAGTCGGCCAGCGACACCTTCTGCTCGCCGCCAGCCTCGTGGGTGGAGGCAAAGCGCAGCAGGCCGGCGATCTTCTCGCGGTTGCCGAAGTCCTCGGCCGGGCCTTCCTTCAGTACCTGGCCGAAGTTGCTCCAGAAGCCGGCGTATTCCTCGGGCTTGTCCCTGGCCAGCTTCTCCAGCATGTCCAGGGCGCGCTTGGTCAGCGCCGACTTCATCGAATCGATCACCGGGCCGGACTGCAGGATCTCGCGCGAGACGTTCAGCGGCAGGTCGTTGGAATCGACCACGCCCTTGATGAAGCGCAGGTACAGCGGCAGGAACTGCTCGGCCTGGTCCATGATGAAGACGCGCTGCACGTAGAGCTTCAGGCCCTTGGGTGCGTCGCGGTGGTACAGGTCGAACGGGGCGCGGCCGGGCACGTACAGCAGCGAGGTGTACTCCAGCTTGCCCTCGACCTTGTTGTGGCTCCAAGCCAGGGGGTCCTGGTGGTCGTGCGCGGTGTGCTTGTAGAACTCCTGGTATTCCTCGTCCTTGATCTCTGACTTGGCGCGGGTCCACAGCGCGTTGGCGCGGTTGACGGTTTCCCATTCCGGCTCGGCCGGCTTGTCCTTCTCCTCGCCGTAGTGCTCCTTGACCAGCTGGATCGGCAGGCCGATGTGGTCGGAGTACTTCTTGACCAGCCCGCGCAGCTTCCAGCCGTCGGCAAAGCCTTCCTCGCCGTCCTTCAGGTGCAGCACGATGCGGGTGCCGCGCTCGGGCTTGTCCACGGTGGCGACGGCGAACTCGCCCTCGCCACGGCTGGACCAGTGCACGCCCTCGCTGGCCGGCAGGCCGGCGCGGCGGCTGTAGACGTCGACCTGGTCGGCGACGATGAAGGCCGAATAGAAGCCCACGCCGAACTGGCCGATCAGGTTGGCGTCCTTTTTCTGGTCGCCGGACAGGTTCTTGAGGAACTCGCCGGTGCCGGATTTGGCGATCGTGCCCAGGTGGGTGATGGCCTCCTCGCGGCTCATGCCGATGCCGTTGTCGTCGATCGTCAGGGTGCGCGCGGCCGGGTCGGCCTCGATGCGGATGCGCAGCTCGCTGCCACCTTCAAGCAGCTCGGGATGGGTGATCGCCTCGAAACGCAGCTTGTCGGCAGCGTCGGCGGCGTTGGACACCAGCTCGCGCAGGAAGATTTCCTTGTTCGAGTACAGCGAATGGATCATCAGGTGAAGCAGCTGCTTCACCTCGGTCTGGAAGCCCAGCGTTTCCTGGTGGGTTTCTGCGTTCATGGGTCTGTCTTGCTCCGTGGCTGTCGGGCCGCTGGCAATGCGCGGCACTGCCCGCCGGAATGGGGCCATCGGCGCCTTTTTCAAGCGCGGAAGCGATGGGCGCGCTGGTCTATCATTCGTTCCTTTCCCGCCGCAGAGCTGACGATGGCCCCCAGTTCCGTCCTCCCGACCGCCGCTTCCGCAGGACTGCGCGCATGAGCGGCAGCCGTGGACCGCGCGCCGGTAGTGTGGGGCAGGTGCGGATCGTGGGCGGGCGCTGGCGCAATACCCGGCTTCCGGTGTCGCAGCTGCCGGGCCTGCGCCCGACCAGCGACCGCGTGCGCGAGACCCTGTTCAACTGGCTGATGCCGCGGCTCGCCGGCGCCCGGGCGCTGGACCTGTTCGCCGGCAGCGGCGCGCTGGGGCTGGAGGCAGTGTCGCGTGGCGCTGCCCATGCCTGCCTGGTCGAGCGCGACCCGGCACTGGCCACGGGACTGCGCCAGGTCGTGCAGAAGCTGGGTGCCACCTCGCAGGTGCAGGTGGTGGGCGAGGACGCGCTGCGCTGGCTGCAGTCCGCGCCGCAGGCCGCCGCCGACATCGTGTTCGTCGATCCCCCGTTCGCCGCCGGGCTGTGGGAACAGGTGTTCGAACAGCTGCCGCGGCACGTGGCCGACGGGGCCTGGCTGTACGTGGAGTCGCCGGTCGACGCCGTGCCGCCGGTTCCGGCGGAGTGGGCGCTGCACCGTGAAGGCAGTACCCGCGAGGTGCGTTATGCCCTGTACCGGCGTGCCGCTGCTACACTTCGCGGCGACCATCACGCGGTATCCAACGCATGACCTCGGCCAATAGCCGCATCGCCGTTTATCCCGGCACCTTCGACCCGATCACCAATGGCCACATCGACCTGGTGAACCGGGCCGCGCCGCTGTTCGACAAGGTGGTCGTCGGCGTGGCCCAGAGCCCGTCCAAGGGCCCGACGCTGCCGCTGCAGCTGCGCGTGTCGCTGGCCCGCGAGGCACTGACCCGCCACGACAACGTCGAGGTGGTCGGTTTCGACACCCTGCTGGCGCATTTCGTGCGCTCGGTGCAGGGCGGGGTGCTGCTGCGCGGCCTGCGCGCGGTGTCCGACTTCGAATACGAGTTCCAGATGGCGAGCATGAACCGCCACCTGATCCCGGAGGTGGAGACGCTGTTCCTCACCCCGGCCGAGCAGCACAGCTTCATTTCATCGTCCCTGGTTCGCGAGATCGCGCGCCTGGGTGGCGATGTTTCCGGCTTCGTGCCGCCGACGGTGCTCGAGGCCCTGCGCAAGGCACGCCAGGCCCAGCCGGCGAGTTGACACGAACCAATCCTTAAAGATCACAGAGGGAGGAGATTTCCAATGAACAACACAATGCGCGCCATGCTGGTCGCATCCCTGGCGCTGGCTTTCACGGCGTGCAAGAAGGAAGAAGCCGTGCAGACCGGCGAGGCCCAGCAGGCCCTGGTCGCCCCGGCCAAGGAAGATGACGCCGGCTGGCGCAAGTACCTGCAGGAAGTTGCCATCCAGAACATGGGCAACATCACCAACAGCCCGTTCCTGTACTACCTGCCGCCGGAATCGGATCCGGAATTCGAAGCCAAGTACGCCCGCCAGGTGGAAAGCGCCACTGCCGCCGTCGGCCGTGGCATCCAGCCGGGCAACATGATCGCCTTCGGTTCCTCGGCCTCGACCAAGATGGCCGACATGATCGAAGCCGTGTTCAAGGACGTGCAGGTCGACTCGATGAAGGGCGTGCGCGTGGTCTACATCGGTGATGCCGCCGACAACGCCCGCGTGCAGACCCTGGTGCAGCCGACCGGCGCCGAATACATCTTTGTTGAAGCCAAGTAATACCCGTGCAAGGCCGGGCGCGCGCAACGCGCGCCCGGTTGCGGTTCCGGGCGTAGCCGGGCCGCGATCTGCCGACAGGCGCGGGCGTGGAGTATCGCGATGTCGCTGAAAATCAATGAGCTGTGCGTCAACTGCGACGTCTGCGAGCCGGCCTGTCCTAACCATGCGATCAGCATGGGCGAAACCATCTACATCATCGATCCGGCGCGCTGCACCGAGTGCGTAGGCCATTTCGACGAACCCCAGTGCGTGGTGGTCTGCCCGGTCGAATGCATCGACCCGGACCCCGAGATTCCCGAGACCCACGACCAGCTGCTGGCCAAGCTGATGCGCCTGCAGCGAGACCACCCGGAACTCTACGAAGCGGAGTCGACATCCGAATGAAGATCTTTGCGCGCAGCCTGCTGCTGGTCCTGTTCCTGGCGCCGCTGGCCTGGGCGGCCGATGGCGATGCCCCGCTGGCCACCCGCCCGGATGGAGCGGCGATTGCCAGTGGCCATCACCTGGCCACCGAGGCCGGCATGGAGATCCTGGCCCAGGGCGGCAATGCCTTCGACGCGGCGGTGGCGGTGTCCTCCACGCTGGCCGTGGTCGAGCCGATCAGCTCGGGCCTGGGCGGCGGCGGCTTCTTCCTGCTGCACGACGCGCGCACCGGCAAGGAGCTGATGCTTGACGCGCGCGAGACCGCGCCGGCTGCGGCCACGCCCGAGCAGTTCCTGGACAGGGACGGCGAGCTGGATCGCGACCGATCGGTCAACGGCCCGTGGTCGGCCGGCATCCCGGGCCTGCCGGCGGCGCTGGCCAAGCTGGCCGAGGAACATGGCCGCCTGCCGCTGGCGACTTCGCTGGCACCGGCCATCCGCGTGGCCAGCGAAGGTTTCCCGGTGTATGCGCGCATGGCACGCGGCTACGCGTCCCGTCGCGAGGTGATGGAGCGCTATCCCGGCACGCGCGAGGTCTACCTGCGCAACGGCAAGCCGATCGCCGAGGGCGACATCTTCCGCCAGCCGGAGCTGGCGAAAACGCTGAAGCTGCTGGCCAACAAAGGCTTCGATGGCTTCTACCGCGGGCAGAATGCGCGCCTGCTGCTCAAGGGCGTCAAGCAGGCCGGTGGCCGCTGGACCGCCGAGGAGCTGGCCGGCTACCAGGTCAAGGTGCGCGAGCCGATCACTTTCGACTACCGCGGCTGGAAGATCACCACCGCCTCGCCGCCGTCATCCGGCGGCATCGCGCTGGCGTCGATGCTGCAGATCCTGGAAGGCTGGGATCTCAATGCGATGGACGAGGCGCGCCGCACCCACCTGGTGGTGGAGGCGATGCGTCGTGCCTACCGCGACCGCACCTTCTTCCTCGGCGATCCGGATTTCGTCGACATCCCCCAGAGGGTGCTGACCAGCGGCGACTACGCCCAGGGCCTGCGCGCGACCATCCATCCGGAAAAGGCCACGCCCAGCGACCTGCTGTCGGGCAAGCCGACGCCGCTGGAGGACGAGGAGACCACCCACTTCTCGATCATCGACGCCGAGGGCAACCGCGTCGGGGGCACGCAGACGGTCAACCTGCTGTATGGCTCGGGCCTGATCCCGGCCGGCACCGGCGTGCTGCTCAACAACGAGATGGACGACTTCGCGCTCAAGCCCGGTACTCCCAACGCCTTCGGCGTGATGGGTTACGAGGCCAACGCGCCGAAGGCCGGCAAGCGCATGCTCAGCTCGATGACCCCGACCTTCATGGACAACGGGCAGAAGGTCGTGGTGCTCGGCACCCCCGGCGGCAGCCGCATCATCACCATGGTGCTGCTGGGCATCCTCGGCTATGACGCCGGGCTGGATGCGCAGCAGGTTGCCGCGTTGCCGCGTTACCACCACCAGTGGCTGCCGGACACGATCTCGGCCGAGAGCGGTGCCTTCAGCGCCGGGGTGGCCAGCCAGCTGCGGGCGATGGGGCACGAGGTCGACCTGCCGGGCGACAGCGCCGAGGGTGGCCGCGGTTCCAGCCATGTCTGGGGCAACCTGCAGACCGTGGAATGGGATCGCAAGGCCAACGTCCTGCGCGGTGGCAGTGATCCACGCAACCCGGTCGGCAGCGCCGCGGTAAAGGCGATGGCAGCAACGCCCTGATCGCCATCCCGATCTCACAGGCCCCGCCGCAAGGCGGGGTTTTTCGTTTGCGCCCTGCGGGCTTCGACTTGCGAATATTTAACGCGCTGGCCGTAGAATTTTTCACATGAAACTATGGTCGATTCGCGGCAACACCCAGAAACTCGACGGCGGTGCGATGTTCGGCAACGCTCCCAAGGCGCTGTGGCAGAAGTGGGCCGCACCCGATGACCTGAACCGGATCGAGCTGGCATGCCGTGCGCTGCTGGCCAGCCCCCTTGGCGGCAAGACCGTGCTGTTCGAAACCGGGATCGGCGCGTTCTTCGAACCAAAGCTGCGTGAGCGCTACGGCGTGCAGGAACCCCGCCACGTGCTGATCGAATCGCTGCGCGAGGCCGGCTTCGAGCATGAGGACATCGACGTGGTTGTGCTCAGCCACCTGCATTTCGACCATGCCGGCGGGCTGCTGGCGCCGTGGACCGAAGGGCGTCCGCCGGAGCTGCTTTTCCCCAATGCCACCTTCGTGGTCGGCGCCGAGCACTGGCAGCGGGCGCTGCGCCCGCATCCGCGCGATCGCGCCAGCTTCATCCCGGAACTGCCAGGCCTGCTGGAGGCCAGTGGCCGGCTGGAAGTGGTGGAGGGCGAGTATTCGCAGGCGCTGGGCAAGGCGGTGCGTTTCAGCTTCAGCGATGGCCACACGCCGGGCCTGATGCTGGCCGAGATCGTTGGCCAGCCGACCGCCGATGGCACCACCCGTGGCGGCGTGGTGTTCTGCGCCGACCTGGTCCCAGGGCGTTCGTGGGTGCACGTGCCGATCACCATGGGCTACGACCGCAACGCCGAGTTGCTGATCGACGAGAAGCGCCGCTTCCTGGAGGACAAGCTCGCCCGCCACGTGCACCTGTTCTTTACCCACGACCCGCAGTGCGCGATGGCCGAGGTGACGTGCGACGAGAAGGGGCGTTTTGGCACCACCCATGAGGTGGGCGAACTGAAGGCGCGCACGCTGGCGGCCTGATCAGAGCCCGCGCCGGGCGGGGGCGTCCGGATTGCATCAAGCCGGCCGTAATGGCCGGCCCGTGCTCATTCCATGCGGGTGCCGAAGATGCGGTCGCCCGCGTCGCCCAGCCCAGGCAGGATGTAGCCCTTCTCGTTGAGGCGCTCGTCGATCGCGGCGGTGTAGATCTCCACGTCCGGATGCGCGGCTTCCAGTGCCTTGAGGCCTTCGGGCGCGGCCACCAGGAAGATGCCCTTGATGCGGCGGGCGCCTGCACGCTTGAGCATGTCGATGGTGGCGATCAGGGTGCCGCCGGTGGCCAGCATCGGGTCCAGGATCAGCGCATCGCGCTCGGTCAGGCGGCCGGTCAGGCGCTCGAAGTAGGGCACCGGCTGCAGGGTTTCCTCGTCGCGCTGCAGGCCGACCACGCTGACCCGGGCCGCGGGGATCAGCGCCAGCACGCCCGGCAGCATGCCCAGGCCGGCGCGCAGGATCGGCACCAGGGTGATCTTGGCGCCGGCGATGCGCTGCACCTGCACCGGCCCGGCCCAGCCCGGCTGGGTGTGCGACTCGGTCTCCAGGTCGGCGGTGGCCTCGTAGGCGAGCAGGGTGCCCAGCTCGGTGACCAGTTCGCGGAAGCCCTTGGTGCTCAGTTCGGCGTCGCGCAGCAGGCCGATCTTGTGTTTGACCAGGGGATGACGGGCTTCGACGATCTTCATGGCGGCGTGGCGGTTGGATGACAGTGGCGCACAGTGTGCCGCAGCGCGGGCGGCCGCGACCAGCGTGGCGGCGGCAAAACCTTCCCATCGTGTAACGGGGATGCAACTAAGCGGACATACCGTGCACACCCATTCTTTACACCGAATGGGAACCCCCACAGTGCACACCAAGAATCCGTTGTTCGTGGCGATCGCGATCGGCCTGGGGAGCGTGGTGGCCGCCGCCGGCGCGCGCGCCGCCGATGCGGCGCCGGCCGCGGCGTCTGCGGCGACCGACCTCGATCGCATCGAAGTGCGTCCGCAGCTGGAAGCGCAGGCGCGCGCGGTCGACCTCAAGCGCGAGTCCGACGCGATCCTCGATGCGGTGTCCGCCGACGAAGTGGGCGATTACCCGGACCAGAACGTCGCCGAATCGCTGCAGCGCCTGCCGGGCGTCAGCGTGACCCGCGACCAGGGCGAGGGCCGCTTCGTGGTGGTGCGTGGCCTGGATGCGGCGCTCAACAGCGTCAGCGTCGACGGCATCGCCATCGGCACGCCCGAGAGCGACAACCGCGCCGCGCCGATGGACGTGATCCCGTCCGAGTCGACCGAGCGGCTGAAGGTGGTCAAGTCGCCGACCCCGGACATGCCGGGCGATTCGATCGGCGGCGCGATCCTGGTGGAATCGCCCTCGGCGTTCGACCGTGACGGCCGCAGCATCCGCGCCAAGGTCGAGGCCAGCCACCAGCAGCTCAGCGGCAAGACCAGCCCGAAGGGCTCGTTCAACTACAGCGACCTGTTCGCCGACAACACCTTCGGCGTGGCGCTGGGCCTGAACTACCAGGACCGCGAGTTCCAGTCCGACAACACCCAAGGCGAGTACGACGAACTCGACAACGGCGACATGTTCATGATCCAGCAGCAGCGCCGCAAGTACTACATCGAGCGCAAGCGCTTCGGCGCCAACCTCAACCTCGACTGGCACCCGGACGCGGACAACCGCTATTACCTGCGCACGCTGTTCAGCGACTTCCAGGACGCAGAGACCCGCCAGAACACCGTCATCGACTTCGACGCCGGCGACGTGGTCGCCAATGGCGACGGCACCTACAGCGCGCCGGTGGACGACCTCAGCAAGCGGGTGCGTTACCGCACCAAGAAGGAAAACACGCTGGCGACGAGCTTCGGCGGCGAGAACCGTTTCGACGGTGCGGTGCTGGACTATCAGGTCGGCTACACCAAGACCGAGGAACGGGTGAACGACGAGAAGGAAGCGCGCTTCAAGCTCGACAAGAGCGTGCGTAGCGACCTCGAGGCGACCATCGACCAGACCACCGGCATGCCGCGGATCGACTTCTCCAACACCGACTGGGAAGACAACGACAACTACAGCTTCAACAAGTGGGTGCTGTCGCCGGGACGCACCGACGACGAGGAGAAGAGCGCCAAGATCAACGTGCGCTTCGATGGCGAGAACGCCAGCTACAAGGTCGGCCTGCTCGGGCGCTGGCGCGACCGCAACGTCGACAAGAACGAGACCGAGCTGTCCGAAGGCCCTGGCATCGACCTGGCCGACTGGACCGTGTCCGCGCCGGAACACCGCCACAACAGCCTCGGCGAGGCGCTGAGTTCCTCGGTGATGAACGCCTACTGGGCCGCCTACGGCAACCAGTTCAGCGCCGACGCCGGCGATGCCGGCAGCAACGCGATCAGCACCCTGTCCGAGGATTACGTGTCCAAGGAAGACATCCTGGCCGCCTACGCGATGGGCACCTGGGACATCGGTGCGCTGCGCGTGATCGCCGGCGTGCGCGTGGAGAGCACCCGCTTCAAGGCCAGCGGCTACCAGATCGATGTCAGCGACGATGGCGAGACCTTCACCGTCGACCCGCTGGAAGCCAGCAGCAGCTACACCAACGTGCTGCCGGGCCTGCACCTGCGCTGGGATGCCGGCAACGACTGGGTGCTGCGCGGCTCGCTCAACAAGACCGTGTCGCGCCCGGGCTTCGGCCAGATCGCCCCGCATGCCTCGATCAACAACGATGACGAGGAAGTCGAGCTGGGCAACCCGAACCTGGAGCCGTACGAGTCCACCAACCTGGACCTGTCGTTCGAGCGCTACCTGGGCAAGACCGGCGTGCTGTCGCTGGGCCTGTTCGGCAAGTCGATCGACAACTACATCGTCGACACGGTGATCGACAACGACGCGGCCTACAGCGGCTACGACGTCAGCATGGCGATCAACGGCGACAAGGCCAAGGTCTATGGCGCCGAGTTCAACTGGCAGCAGCAGTTCGATTTCCTGCCCGAGGGCTGGAACGGCCTGCTCGCCGGCGTCAGCGCGACCTGGCTGCACACCGATTTCGACCCGGGCCTGGAAGACCGCGCCGGCGACGACTTCACCCTGCCGCGCGCTTCGAAGAACGTCTACACCGCATTCCTCGGCTACGAGAAGGGCGGCTTCTCCAGCCGCGTCTCGGCGGTGCATCGCAGCGAGTACCTGGACGAGCTGGGCAAGTCCAGCGCCTACGACAT is a genomic window of Stenotrophomonas sp. Marseille-Q4652 containing:
- the ggt gene encoding gamma-glutamyltransferase, yielding MKIFARSLLLVLFLAPLAWAADGDAPLATRPDGAAIASGHHLATEAGMEILAQGGNAFDAAVAVSSTLAVVEPISSGLGGGGFFLLHDARTGKELMLDARETAPAAATPEQFLDRDGELDRDRSVNGPWSAGIPGLPAALAKLAEEHGRLPLATSLAPAIRVASEGFPVYARMARGYASRREVMERYPGTREVYLRNGKPIAEGDIFRQPELAKTLKLLANKGFDGFYRGQNARLLLKGVKQAGGRWTAEELAGYQVKVREPITFDYRGWKITTASPPSSGGIALASMLQILEGWDLNAMDEARRTHLVVEAMRRAYRDRTFFLGDPDFVDIPQRVLTSGDYAQGLRATIHPEKATPSDLLSGKPTPLEDEETTHFSIIDAEGNRVGGTQTVNLLYGSGLIPAGTGVLLNNEMDDFALKPGTPNAFGVMGYEANAPKAGKRMLSSMTPTFMDNGQKVVVLGTPGGSRIITMVLLGILGYDAGLDAQQVAALPRYHHQWLPDTISAESGAFSAGVASQLRAMGHEVDLPGDSAEGGRGSSHVWGNLQTVEWDRKANVLRGGSDPRNPVGSAAVKAMAATP
- the rsmD gene encoding 16S rRNA (guanine(966)-N(2))-methyltransferase RsmD, with the translated sequence MSGSRGPRAGSVGQVRIVGGRWRNTRLPVSQLPGLRPTSDRVRETLFNWLMPRLAGARALDLFAGSGALGLEAVSRGAAHACLVERDPALATGLRQVVQKLGATSQVQVVGEDALRWLQSAPQAAADIVFVDPPFAAGLWEQVFEQLPRHVADGAWLYVESPVDAVPPVPAEWALHREGSTREVRYALYRRAAATLRGDHHAVSNA
- the upp gene encoding uracil phosphoribosyltransferase, producing the protein MKIVEARHPLVKHKIGLLRDAELSTKGFRELVTELGTLLAYEATADLETESHTQPGWAGPVQVQRIAGAKITLVPILRAGLGMLPGVLALIPAARVSVVGLQRDEETLQPVPYFERLTGRLTERDALILDPMLATGGTLIATIDMLKRAGARRIKGIFLVAAPEGLKALEAAHPDVEIYTAAIDERLNEKGYILPGLGDAGDRIFGTRME
- a CDS encoding MBL fold metallo-hydrolase, translating into MKLWSIRGNTQKLDGGAMFGNAPKALWQKWAAPDDLNRIELACRALLASPLGGKTVLFETGIGAFFEPKLRERYGVQEPRHVLIESLREAGFEHEDIDVVVLSHLHFDHAGGLLAPWTEGRPPELLFPNATFVVGAEHWQRALRPHPRDRASFIPELPGLLEASGRLEVVEGEYSQALGKAVRFSFSDGHTPGLMLAEIVGQPTADGTTRGGVVFCADLVPGRSWVHVPITMGYDRNAELLIDEKRRFLEDKLARHVHLFFTHDPQCAMAEVTCDEKGRFGTTHEVGELKARTLAA
- a CDS encoding TonB-dependent receptor, coding for MHTKNPLFVAIAIGLGSVVAAAGARAADAAPAAASAATDLDRIEVRPQLEAQARAVDLKRESDAILDAVSADEVGDYPDQNVAESLQRLPGVSVTRDQGEGRFVVVRGLDAALNSVSVDGIAIGTPESDNRAAPMDVIPSESTERLKVVKSPTPDMPGDSIGGAILVESPSAFDRDGRSIRAKVEASHQQLSGKTSPKGSFNYSDLFADNTFGVALGLNYQDREFQSDNTQGEYDELDNGDMFMIQQQRRKYYIERKRFGANLNLDWHPDADNRYYLRTLFSDFQDAETRQNTVIDFDAGDVVANGDGTYSAPVDDLSKRVRYRTKKENTLATSFGGENRFDGAVLDYQVGYTKTEERVNDEKEARFKLDKSVRSDLEATIDQTTGMPRIDFSNTDWEDNDNYSFNKWVLSPGRTDDEEKSAKINVRFDGENASYKVGLLGRWRDRNVDKNETELSEGPGIDLADWTVSAPEHRHNSLGEALSSSVMNAYWAAYGNQFSADAGDAGSNAISTLSEDYVSKEDILAAYAMGTWDIGALRVIAGVRVESTRFKASGYQIDVSDDGETFTVDPLEASSSYTNVLPGLHLRWDAGNDWVLRGSLNKTVSRPGFGQIAPHASINNDDEEVELGNPNLEPYESTNLDLSFERYLGKTGVLSLGLFGKSIDNYIVDTVIDNDAAYSGYDVSMAINGDKAKVYGAEFNWQQQFDFLPEGWNGLLAGVSATWLHTDFDPGLEDRAGDDFTLPRASKNVYTAFLGYEKGGFSSRVSAVHRSEYLDELGKSSAYDIYVAANTQLDFSLEYQLTGNVQLYFDASNLLDKPLERYQGDSAHTQQFEEYGRSYAVGLRVKL
- the coaD gene encoding pantetheine-phosphate adenylyltransferase encodes the protein MTSANSRIAVYPGTFDPITNGHIDLVNRAAPLFDKVVVGVAQSPSKGPTLPLQLRVSLAREALTRHDNVEVVGFDTLLAHFVRSVQGGVLLRGLRAVSDFEYEFQMASMNRHLIPEVETLFLTPAEQHSFISSSLVREIARLGGDVSGFVPPTVLEALRKARQAQPAS
- a CDS encoding YfhL family 4Fe-4S dicluster ferredoxin codes for the protein MSLKINELCVNCDVCEPACPNHAISMGETIYIIDPARCTECVGHFDEPQCVVVCPVECIDPDPEIPETHDQLLAKLMRLQRDHPELYEAESTSE
- the htpG gene encoding molecular chaperone HtpG, whose amino-acid sequence is MNAETHQETLGFQTEVKQLLHLMIHSLYSNKEIFLRELVSNAADAADKLRFEAITHPELLEGGSELRIRIEADPAARTLTIDDNGIGMSREEAITHLGTIAKSGTGEFLKNLSGDQKKDANLIGQFGVGFYSAFIVADQVDVYSRRAGLPASEGVHWSSRGEGEFAVATVDKPERGTRIVLHLKDGEEGFADGWKLRGLVKKYSDHIGLPIQLVKEHYGEEKDKPAEPEWETVNRANALWTRAKSEIKDEEYQEFYKHTAHDHQDPLAWSHNKVEGKLEYTSLLYVPGRAPFDLYHRDAPKGLKLYVQRVFIMDQAEQFLPLYLRFIKGVVDSNDLPLNVSREILQSGPVIDSMKSALTKRALDMLEKLARDKPEEYAGFWSNFGQVLKEGPAEDFGNREKIAGLLRFASTHEAGGEQKVSLADYVSRMVEGQDKIYYLTGESHTQVKDSPHLEVFRKKGIEVLLMTDRIDEWLMGYLTEFDGKSFVDVARGDLDLGKLESEEDKKAAEEAAKAKEALVSRIKTALGDDVAEVRVSHRLTDSPAILAIGEQDLGLQMRQILEASGQKVPESKPVFEFNPGHPLISKLDNEQDEARFGDLARVLFDQAALAAGDGLKDPAAYVRRLNKLLLELSGA